ACATGGCCTTGATGTCGCCTTGGATGCCGGCGCCGCCTCCCGAATCGGACCCGGCGATGGTCAAGACCTGTTTCAACACGTTCATGGGCTGTAGTCCTTGGTGATCGAAACAGACGGTTGCGCGGTCGGATTATGCAGAGCAGGCCATGCGATGCTCGACCTTCCGGATACGCAGAATCTGAAGTTCCGAACGAGTATCAGGGCACATTATACTCAGCGATATCGCGCTGTCCAGCGGAGGCCATCACGGTTCTCGCGCGATCTCGACCCGCAGAATCGTGTTGCCCAGATAATGCAGGCGGACCAACAGCCCTTCGCGGATCACGCCCCCTTGGCTGGCCGGTTGATGGTAGCCGCCGGACGGCACGAAGTCGGAGTAATGGAAGCCCGCGCCGTTAACGAAGAAGGACTCGAAGCCGTGCCCGTCGTGCATCCGAAACTCATAGTTGGAGACATGGCCCTCCACGACCTGTGTCTGTTGCCTCGCCAGGGCCTGGGTCAATCGGTAATGGTCCAGCACCTGCTTGAGACACCAGAAGAGGCCCATGATCATCAAGGCGATGCCGACGACTCGCCAGGAACGGGAGCTGCGGCAGAAGCGAAGCGCGAGGACGACCGCGCCCAGGACGAACCCGGTGGCCCCCACGATCAGGACCGGCCAGGGAAACGTCTGCCACGAAATCTCGAAGACGGTTTCGTAGGGCATGGGGTCGGGGAATCGTGAAACGTTAAGCGTCAATCGTCATTGGTCGCTCGCAAGACGTGAGGCGTGAAACGTGAGACGTAAGAGGAAAGACCGCGCAGATACCCACAGAGCTTGCGTTGTTCCTCTCGCGTCTGACGTCTCACCTTTGACGCGACGGGTCAGGGGGTAGCTTGCGCGTCGGGGGCCGGCAATGTCTCGCGCGGCGGGAGAATAAAGTCGCGCGGTTGGTTCACGAGGCGCCGCAGGAGGCGGCGGCCCAACTCGATGATCTCCGAACGTTGAACCTCGTAAGCCCGCAGCGCGGTCATCAACGACAGCAGAAAGCTCACGCCGAGGTTCAACACGAACATCGTCGCCACGCCAGCCATAGCCTTGAGAAACCACCCTTCGCGATACCACTCCACGTCGAGGGAGGCGCTGGCGAGCGCCAAGGTGCCGGTGGACAGCGTGACGTGTCGGACGTCGAGCGGCAGGCCGAAAAAGGCGCCGAGGGCGGGCGTCATCCCCAGCATCATCCCGAGGGAAATGTTGGTGCCCCAGCCGCCGATGTTGTGGGCAATGTGGTCGGCCAGCCGCTGGAGGCGCACGGCGCCGAGGCGGCTGCCCCATCGATGTTCCGCCAAGGCTTGCGGCAGCCGGTGATACACGGCCCAGTTTTCAATCCATCCGCCGGCGAGGCTGGACAGCCACAGGATCACGCCGGTCAGGGCGGCAAACATCACCGTGCCGCTGTCGAGCGGGCTGAGCGTGTGGTACACGTGCTCGGCCGCGTCGAAGTCCAGCAGCGGCCGGCCGACAATCACGCGCCAACAGCCGACCAGCGCATAAGCCGCCAGCGACACGACCACGACGTTGCTGACGGCGGCGGCAATTTGGGAATGCGAGATCTTGGTCATGAAGTCCACGATGCGGTCCAGCCGGGCCGATCCTCGCTGATCGCGCATGATCGTGGCCAGGGTCGCCGCCGTCATCGCCGGCTGTTTCGTGGCCAACATCAAGCCGAAGGTTTGCATGAGCATGAAACTGACGGCGTAATTCAGCCCGTAGGCAAACCCTTCCAGAAACGGAGCCAGCGCCAATCCAAAGATCAGCATCTTGAAGGCCGCGGTGAACGAAGTCAGGATACCTCCGCCGGCCGCGGCCACCCAGATATGCCGATACTCCTCGCGGTCCTGCGCGATGTAGTGCTCGCCAGTCTGGCCGGACCGATCCACGATCTTTTTATGCAACAGCCTGGTGCTGGCCTTCGCGAGGTAGGAGGCGCTGCAATCCTGCAGGCTGGCCTGGATCAGATCGGTGAGAAAGGTGTGAAGGGTCATGGCGTATTGGTTGTCATCACGGGCGGTGATGATGTCCAGCATGTTGTCCATGCGGCGCAGGCAGTATTGCAGCACGTCCAGCCCATACACGATATCGACGCTGACGCCGGTGGTTTCCAAGTGGCGCTGAATCCATCGCATTTCGTTCCGGCAAGCGGACAGCTCGCGCCGCCATTCCAGCGCGAGGGCCTCAAGCTCGCCGCCCTGCTGCCATGCCGTCACAAGCTGTTCGCTGAGCTGCGCCAGCCGGTAGAAGGGAGAGAGCGTGACCTCGTCCGGACGATGGCTTCGAGCGCGCAATTTTTCCGAGAGGCCTTGGCCTTGCACCCGGATGGCCAACAGGCGAAACCCGTCGGCAAAGGCCTTGCGAAGCGCCTTCACCTGCTCCGGCGTGGACCGGGGCGTCAAGGCGCGAACGATGCGGGCGAACAGCGGGGGCGGAATGTCCGAGAACCACTGGACTTCGACCGGGTGGCGATACTGGCGCTGGAGGAGATGCGAGAGGTCCCGGTCGTTGCGAAGCGTCGGGAGGATCTTCCGCACCACCCGGTCGGCGAATTCGACCACGAAGCCCCGGTCGCAGGGCAGGCCAGACTCGCCGAACAGGGTGACCGCATTCGTTTCCTGGAGGATGTTATCGATCGCGTCCTGGACGCGAGCGCGGACTTCCGGGACCCGTTCCAGCACGTCGAGCAGCAACTCCCAATAGAGGTAGGCCTCCCGCCACTTCATGCGGATGCCGAGGAGGCGGATGCTCGAACTAGTACCCAGGCGAGTCCAGTGAATCAGGCGGAGCCAGGCATCCAATCGCTCGGCCAGCGAGGGGGCGGTGACGAATGCCTGAAGGTGATCGGCCAACGCCCGCTTGGCCTCGTTTTCTTCGCTCTGCGGCCCGAAGAACGCAAGCACTTGCTCGCGCACCGACGGTAGGCCTGACGGTGGCGCCGCATCAGCGGAAGTGGTCGAAGACGAGGGCGATGAGGTCGTCATGGCTCAAGGAAGAACGAACGACTCGGCTACGTTCCCGAAGTCGATATCGGCGGTTTGAGGTTACCATACTCGGCCGCCGGCAGGACAAGGGGTGGGCGGTGGAAACACACTCCTCCTAAACGCGCGGCAGAGGCTGGTGGGCGAACGCTTCAGTGAACAAGCGAGCAATGCAAGTTTGGTTCACGGTCAGCAGCAACGGCGAGACAGGCGGTGGCCTGCAATGGGCCGGGTGTGGCTCACGAGCGAGCCTGCATCACTTGTTGAATCCGCGTCAGCTCCCGCCGAGCCTGTTCTCGAATCTGCGGCCGAGTAAACCGCCTTTCTTCCTGTAGGGATTTCAGGAGAGCGTCCGCGACGATCTTGTTGCCGAGCGGGGAGAGATGGCCCCAGGTGCCGACCGTCAGGTCTTCCGTCTTGACCCGTCGGTCGTACTGAATAAAGGCATCGAGGACGTCGATGTGGCGATACCCCTTGGCCTTGAAGACATCGAGGAGCGGTTCATAGCGGCGCGGCGCTTGACGATGGTATCGATCGAGATCGCCAAGGTCAGGATAAATCAGGATCACCGGGAGCGATTGGTGAGTTAAGGCCTCACGATAAAATGCGTCGAAGATCTTCACGGTCAGCGCAAATGCCTCTGAATGGACGTTGTACATGCCGTCGGCGCGGAAGATTCCATCCCATCGGGTGCTTGCGGCATGCCAAGCCATGCGGGCCAGGCGCACACTGCGAAGCCAATCGAAAGGGCTGGGGTGGTAGTGCGTTCGGTAGAAATAGTCATCATGCCCGATCTCCGCAAGCACCTCCCGATCATGAGTCAGTAGCCGCTCATATGAAGACACGGTCGAAAGAGGGTTCGGGAGCAGGACCAGTTCCGCCTCTCGCACGACAAACCGCGGCTTCGTGAAGAGGTGGGACCAATATAAGCGATGATAGAACGGGCGGAAGACGTTCACATTCCGGCGGATATTCTCCGACATGAACCCGATGACCACGATGTCGGAGCCGAAGCGGGCTCCCTCGGTGTGATAGCGCAGGTAGGCTTGATCGAGGCCATAGGCGGGAACCGCGAAGTTCAACACCTCCAGTCGAGGATCACTGCGGCCGAGCTGCTCCTCCCAGGTATCGCGATCGAGGACCTCGCTGCCGAACGTAAACGAGTCCCCGAAGGCGGAGATCCGAAGGATATCGGGCGCCGGCTCTAGAGTGTATTCCCTCTTGCCCCGGATTCCCTGACTGTTGCTCGTAAAGTCCTGCGTTGTGTTGGCCTTTGGCACAGTCCATCCCAAGGTTGGATGATGACTGCCGAACGTACCGGCCGTTCGGTATTCGTCGAGGCGGAGGCGAAGGCGTGTCCGCTGTTCGTCGGACAATGAGGCGCTCAGGGGAGCATAGGAGATACCAAAGGTCGAGAGCACATAAAGCGCGAGGTACGACATGCCCTCAAGCGAAGCAAAAAGCAGCAGGCAGGTCAGGAGTGAGGTGGTGATTAGCCTTCGCATGCGCTGGTCGATAGGTCGACTCTACCTCCCTGGCCCTTGTTACGCTAAGGTTGGGACAGAAGGCTCGCGACGCGTCCGTTGCGTCGCCACTCTAGGAGGTGTCCTTCCATGTCCCGTCATCCTGCGGCCTCTGCGAGCGCGCGAGACGATCCTGCCCTTACCCGTTCCACTCCTCAGACCGGCCATTCCTCCTCCGTCCATGCCATCTCCCAAAACATCCACTCATAGCGCGAGCTGATCACGAAAGCTTCCTCCATGCGGCGACGTTCTTCGCGTCCGGCTGTCTTGGCCCATTGGTCCACCTTGGCCCGCATCCAGCGTTGCACCTCCGCAAATTCGGGCGAGGCATAGAGCATCAGCCAGTTGCGATAGGGATGGCTCTTCTTGGGCGGGCCCTGTTTGAGCAGGTGCTGGCCGACCACGCAATAGATCCAGGCGCAGGGGAGAGCGACGACCGCGATCTCGCAGGCGGAGCCGGCTGCCGCCACCGCAAGCATGTGGCGGGTATAGGCGTAATTGGTCGGTGCCATCGGCACGGAGGTCATTTGCGTAGCCGTCATCTTCCACTGTTTACCGTAACTTTCATGAAGGCTCCGTTCCACGACGATCGTCTCTTCCGACAGCTTGGTGAAGCGCAGAGCTGATTCCGAATCGGGAGCCCGTTGCGCGCCGGCCGCAAAGACGCGGGCGAGGTCGCTGAGAAACCGAGCGTCCTGCAGGATGTAGTAGCGGAACTTCCGCTCGGGCAACGTGCCGTTCCCCAACGCGACAACGAACGGATGGCGGAGTTGCGCTTTCCAGATGGGCTCGGCCAGTTTGCGCAAGTGAGCTGAAAACGACATGAATGACTCCCGCTTAACGAATGACGTTTGACGGTTTTAGACTCGCGGCGCCCAGGGGCGTGGAAGCCGGTTCATGCCGTCCAGCGCGGCCACGCGGTAACATTCGGCCAGGGTCGGATAGTTGAAGACCGTATCGACGAAGTACTCGATCGTGCCCTTGAGCGCCATGACCGCCTGGCCGATGTGGATCAATTCCGTGGCCCCTTCGCCGATCGCATGGACCCCCAGCAGGTCTCGGGTCTTGGGGTGAAAGAGCAGTTTCAGCATGCCGGTTTCATCCCCGATCAATTGGCCCCGCGCGATCTCGCGATAGCGGGCGATCCCCACGGCGTAGGGAATGCCCGCCTGGGTGAGCTCATCTTCATTCCTCCCGACCATGGAAATTTCCGGGATGGAATAGATGCCGTAAGGCAGCAACGTGGTTTCCACCTGACTCGGCAATCCGAACGCATGGCAGGAGGCCAGCCGTCCCTGTTGCATGGAGGTCGAGGCCAGCGCCGGGAACCCGATGATGTCGCCGACCGCATAGATGTGCGGCACCTCGGTTTGAAAGTACTTGTTGACCTTGATCCGGCCCCGGTCGTCCGGCGTGATCCCCACCGACTGGAGATTCAGTCCATCGGTCGCCCCCATGCGGCCCACGGAATAGATGACGGTGGAGGCCGGGATCTCCTTTCCGCTTCGGAGCCGCACGATGACTTGCTCGTCGTCTTGTTTGTCGATGGCCACGACTTCTTCGTTCAGCCGCGGCCAGACCCCGATGCTGCGCATGTGGTACTGCAAGGCTTCGATAATCTCGGCGTCCACGAATTCCAGCAGCCGCGGCCGCCGCTCGATGAGCACGACGTGAATGCCCATGGCCGCCAGGATCGAGGCGTATTCGGTGCCGATCACGCCGCCGCCGATGATCGTGAGCGATTTCGGGAGGCGCTTGAGCGTCAGCAGGCCGTCCGTGTCGATCACGGTCTGGTCATCAAAGGGAATGTGGGACGGTCGGGCCGGCTTGGTTCCGACCGCGATCACGATGAAGTCGGCTGTGTGTTCGAGCGGATCGCCGGGACCCGGTGATCCCGGCGGTCCGCCGGCCTGGTGAATATGCAGGCAGTGGTCGTCGAAGAACCGCGCGGTCCCGAAGATCATGTCCACGCGGTTGCGCTCCATCTGATTCTGAATGACCTCCACCTCGCGCTTGATGACGTAGTTGGCGCGGAAGGTCAGGTCCTCCATCGTGATGTCGTGCTTGACGCGATAACTCTGCCCATAGAGCCCGCGCTGGTGGAAGCCGGATAGGAACAGCACCGCTTCGCGAAGGGATTTGCTCGGAATCGTGCCGGTGTTGAGGCAGACCCCTCCCACGACCTCGCGTCGGTCGATAAGGCCGACTTTTTTCCCGAGCTTGGCGGCTTGGATCGCGGCCTTTTGCCCGGCCGGCCCGCTGCCGATCACCAGCATGTCGTAGTGCGCCATAACGTTCCCGGCGGGATGCTGCGTCAATCGTCATCCGTCAATCGCATTGCGACGAAGGGAATCGCCGCTCCGCCACGTTGACGACTGACCCATGACGAGTGACGAGGACCCATCAGCTTGCGTTGATCAGCGAGCGCGCGTATCGGAATGCTTCATCCATGTCGGGGAGCTGGCCCAGGTCCGGCGTCAACTGGAGATGGCGGACGGTGTTGTCCTTGTCCACGACCATAATCGCCCGGGTCAGGATGTGCGGATCTTTCAGAAAGAGGCCGTGGGCCTTGCCGAACGCGGCCTCTCGGTAATCGGACAAGAAGGTCACATTGTTGATCTTGGCCTCCTCCGCAAAACGCTTCTGCGCGAAAGGGGTATCGACGCTGATCGTGATGAGCTCGATCATGCGGTCCAAGCCGTTGTTCTTTTCGCTCAGGTAATGGGTTTGCTGTTCACAGACCTTGGTGTCGAGCGACGGCACCACGCTGATGATGCGCACCTTGCCCTTTCCGTCCGTGCCGGCTATATGGACCAGCGACAGGTCCGGCTTGGTGACCAGCGCGTCCCGCAGTTTATCCCCCGCCTTGATCTCCGGACCGGACAAAGGCATGGCCTTTCCGAACAGGGTGACGCTGTGTCCATCCCCCGCCATGGCCGAGGCTTGGGATACCGGCAAGTTCTTATACATGAATCCCGAGTCCGCGGATTTGCCCATCCCTGCGCATCCGGTACCGGCCATGAGGAACCCGGCCGCGATCAAGGATACAGGACGAAGGTATGCAGGCACGATCATGATCCGTCGCATAAGCTGCCTCCTCTTCAATTGGTCAGGTGGAACCGGAACCGATCCCATACTGTGACGGGGTTCCGCATCATGTCAAGATTTCAGAAACGCGCGGATCGCGTGGTTGACGGTCTCCGGTTGTTCCCATTGCGGGATGTGGCCGGCGCGCGGAACCAGCACGAGGCGCGATCCGGTGATCGTCTCGGACAACGTCCGTCCGACTGCGGGCGGGAAGATCCGGTCCTCATGGCCCCAGATGATCAGCGTGGGCTGCCGGATCTCGCTCAGGCGGGGCGCGTACTGTGACTCCCACTCCGGCAAGGTCTTGCCGATGGCCAGTATCGGTCCGATGATCCCCGGCTGCCGCCGGTTGCGACCGGATCGATCGAGCACGGCGGGGGTAATCATCGACTGGTCGTAGATAATCTCCCGCAGGACTCTTTCACCGACGGAGGAGCCGAAGAGCTTGGCGCCCAACTCGGCGAACCAGGTCGGAACCGAGGAATCCAGCCCCTTGCGCACCAACGGACTGGCGAGTTGGCCCTTGATGTCGGCCGGCAAGCCGCCGATGAGCACCAATCGCTCCACCCGTTCCGGCGCGGTCAGCGCCACGGCGAGCGCCACCCCGGCCCCCATGGAATTGCCGATCAACGTGGCCTGCGGAATATTCAACTGGTCCATAAAGCCCAGGAAAAACCGCAGTACCTCCTCCGGGCGGTACTCCAACGCCGGCTTGTCGGAAAACCCGGAGCCCAGGAGATCGACCGTAATGACGCGATAGCCGTGGTGCGAGAGGACCTGCTGGTATTCCCATTGCCACAGCGATCCGCCGAATCCGTGGATCAGGATCAAGACCGGTCCGGTTCCCTGGTCAAGATAGGCCAGCCGGTACCCGTCGACTTCGACGGTCTGCACGGGTATGCGGGAGAAGGCTTCGAACCACTGGGGGATCTGCGGACTGGAACAGGATGCGAGCAAACAGAGGGCCAGGAAGGGGCAGAGGGTCAGAATGAGGGTCGGCTGGTTCACTCGACGAAATCGAGCGGGGATCGCTGTATGCCCGTGGCGCTATTCCAACTGGACGAGCGTTTCGTCCGTCTTGACGTTGTCGCCCTCGGCGGCATGGACCGCGGTGACGCGGCCGTCGATCGGGGCGGGCACCCGGCTCTCCATCTTCATGGCTTCGATGATCAGCAGGGGATCGCCGGCCTTGACAACATCGCCCACCGACACGAGCACCTTCACGACCCGGCCTGGCATGGGGGGCGCCACGTCCCCCGGCTTGAGCGGCTTGGGGCGCTTCGGTGTTTTCGAAGGTTGGCTGTCGGCCGCCTCGGGCACGCCGGCCAGCACTTCCTGGAGCGGCTCCAGCGTCACTTCCTCCAGCTTTTCATTGACGCGGATGTAATAGGGGCGCTTCCCGTCCACCTTGCGGCCGGAACCCGAGACGTGGATGTGATAGGTCTCGCCATGGACGGTGACCAGGAACTCCGCCGGCGCCAGGTGCAGCTCCGCCGCGGCGCTCGGTCCTTTTTCTGAGCGGGGCGTCAACTCCTCCGGTTTGAGCTCGCCCCGCGCCCGTTCTTCGAAGAACTCCCGCGCGATGGCGGGGAAGAGGGCGAACGACAACTGGTCTTCGAGCGTGGCAGCCGTCTCCGGCATTTCCTCGGCGAGCTTCTCCAACTCCGGCTCCAGCCGATCGGCGGGACGTCCGCGAATCGGCTCCTCGTCGCCGATGGCCTTGGCCTGGATCTCGCGATCCACGGGACCGGGGGCCTTGCCGTAGAGACCGAGGAAATAATTCTTGGTCTCGTTCGTGATGACTTGGTACCGCTCGCCGGTGAGGACGTTCAGCGTGGCCTGGGTGCCGACGATCTGGCTCGTGGGCGTCACCAGCGGCGGATAGCCCATCTCCTTCCGCACGCGCGGCACCTCGTCGAGCACTTCCTTCATGCGGTCCAGCGCGTTTTGTTCGGTGAGCTGAGCGGCCAGGTTCGACAGCATGCCCCCGGGAATCTGGGACGTGAGGATCTCGGCATCCACGCCCGTGAAGTCGCTCTCGAACTGCTGGTACTTCCGACGCACCGTCCGGAAGTGGTCGGCGATCGGCTCCAGACGGCGCAGATCGAGCCCGGTGTCGTATGGCGTCCCGCGAAGGGCGGCTACCAGCGTTTCGGTCGGCGGATGAGACGTGCCACCGGCCAACGGAGAGATGGCCGTGTCCAGCATGTCCAACCCGGCCAGGATAGCCATGAACGAGGCCATGGAAGCCATGCCGGAGGTATAGTGCGTGTGCAGATGGATCGGGACGCTGACGGAAGACTTGAGGCGCTTGACCAGCCGATAGGCCTCCAGCGGGGCCAGCAACCCCGCCATGTCCTTGATGCAGAGGGTGTCCGTCCCCATGTCCTCGAACCGCTTGGCCAGGTCCACGAAGCGGTCGAGGCTGTGGACCGGGCTGACGGTGTAGCAGATCGCGGCTTCCGCATGCTTGCCGTTGGCCTTGACCTCGCGAACCGCGCGATCGACGTTCCGCACGTCGTTCAACGCGTCGAAGATCCGAAAGACGTCGATGCCGTTGGCTGCGGACCGTTCGATGAATTTCTCCAGCACGTCGTCGGCGTAATGCCGGTACCCGACGATGTTCTGTCCCCGCAGCAGCATCTGGAGCCTAGTGTTCGGCATGGCTTCCCGCAACGCGCGCAGCCGTTCCCAGGGATCTTCCTTGAGAAAGCGCAGGCAGGTGTCGAAGGTCGCCCCGCCCCAGACCTCCAGCGACCAGTAGCCGACTGCGTCGAGCTTCTGGGCGATGGAGAGCATGTCTTCGGTCCGCATCCTGGTGGCCAGCAAGGATTGGTGGCCATCGCGCAACGCCACGTCCGTGATGTGCAGGGTCTTGCCGGGAGCGGCCTGGACGCGGAGCGGAGCGGCCTCTTCCTTGCGCGGCCGGCTTGGCCGCGCGCTGCGCGGGGTCGGACTCGGACGGGACGCCTTCTTCTTCGATGCGCGTGCCATGACGGGGTTCGGGGGAAGTCGATTAGAGTCCTTCGTGGGCGGCGATGGCGGCGGAGATGGCGAGCACCAGATCCTCCGGCTCGATCGTTTCCTCGTAATCGAGCAACTGGGGATGGGTCTCGATGTAGGAGGTATCGAATCGTCCTTCCCGGAAATCCGGGTCCTGCATGATCGCCTTCATATAGGGGATCGTCGTTTTCACGCCGCGGAGCACGTACTCCTCCAGCGACCGGTGCATGCGGCTGACGGTTTCCTCCCAGGTCCGTCCCCGGACGGTCAACTTGGCCAGCAGCGGATCGTAATAGGGGGAAATGGTGTAGTCCTTATAGACTGCGCCATCGATCCGCACGCCGATGCCTCCGGGGGAGAGATAGGCGGTCACGGTCCCGGTGCAGGGCCGGAAGTTGTTTTTCGGGTCCTCAGCATTGATCCGGCATTGAATGGCGTAGGCGATGAAGTGCACGTCCGATTGAGTCACGTCGAGCGGCTCGCCGGCGGCGATCGTGATTTGCGCCCGCACGATGTCGATGGCCGTGATCTGCTCCGTGACCGTATGCTCCACCTGCACGCGCGGATTCATCTCGATGAAATAGTAACGGCCCTCCTGATCGAGCAGAAACTCGACGGTCCCGGCATTGTCGTAATCCACCGCCTTTGCCAGTCTGGCTGCCGCGGCGCCCATTTCTTCCCGAAGAGCCGGCGTGAGGACCAGAGACGGCGCGATCTCGATCAGCTTCTGGTGGCGGCGCTGGATCGAACAGTCTCGTTCACCGAGATGAATGATGTTGCCGTGACGATCGCCCAAAATCTGAAACTCGATATGGTGGGGGCGCTCGATGTACTTTTCGATGAAGATGCTGCCATCCCCGAACGAAGCCAGGGCTTCGCGCGAGCAGGTGTCCATCTGGTCGCGGAGTTCGTCGTCGGAGCGCACCACCCGCAGCCCTCGCCCTCCTCCGCCGGCGCTGGCCTTGATGATCACGGGATAGCCGATCTTTTGCGCGAAGCGCAGCCCCTCGCGAACGTCCGAGATCCCTCCCTCGGTTCCCGGCACGATCGGCACGCCCACGCTCTCCGCCAACTTGCGGGCTTCGACCTTGTTCCCCATCAGATGAATCGCCTGGGGGGACGGTCCGATGAAGGTGAGGTCCGAGGCTTGGCACAGGCTGGCGAATTCGGCGTTCTCGGCCAGGAACCCGTACCCCGGGTGAATGGCATCCGCGCCGACCCGTTTGGCCAAGGCCACGATCTGGGGCCCGTCCAGAAAGCCTTTGACCGGTCCCGGTCCGACCTGGTAGGCCTCGTCGGCCTTTTTGACATAGATGCCGGTGGAATCGGCTTCGGAATAGATGGCGACGGTCGGGATGTTCAGTTCGCGGCACGCGCGGATGATGCGCATGGCGATCTCGCCCCGATTGGCCACCAGGATCTTCTTAAACATCTTGAACCAATAGAATATCTCTGGACGGCCCGCCGATGCGCAGGTGCCGCCCAATCTGGAAAAAAACCGGCGTAAGGTAGCATACCGGGGTAGGGAAGTCGAGAAGTTGAAGCACGGAAGAACCGATGCGGAGCGAAGGAAATTGACTGGCGGGATCGCACGTGGGAGGGCCGGACGCCGGACCCTCCCGCCAACCGGGCATCGTTACTTGCTGAGGATGAGGACGCCCTTGGATTGGGCGCTGCCCCCGCCCGCGACAACGACCACGAAGGTCATGCCGTTCTTCATGTCCGGGACGGTCGCCTCGATGGTCGAGTCGTTCACGAGGGTATATTTCACGTCGGATTTGGAGGCGGCGCTGAAGGACACGCCGTGGAAGCATTCCTTCGTGCCGAAATTCTCCCCCTTGATGGTCACCTTGTCGCCGGGCTTGACCTCGTCCGGCTCGACTTTCATGATGCGGGGCCGTTTCGATCGATCGCACACCGGGTCTTTTTGGACCTTGTTCTCATCGAACCCTTTGATCGATTCCACGTCGAACAGGGTGAAGCCCGCGCCTTCCGTCATTTGTCCCTCCTTTTCCTGCTCGGCACCCAACAGGAGCGAGGGAGCGATGAGGAGTCCTCCGAGCACCGGTCCGGCTAATGTCAAGAACATGCGCCGCATACGAATTCCTCCTTGCGTTATGATTTCGGTCGAGCACCGAGCGGAGTATAGAGTTCGTCGATGATTTTCTGGCCGGCCGCCGAGAGACAGAATTCCTCGAAGGCCTGCACGAGCGGCGGAGCCTCTTTCGCCGACAGGAGGAGCACAGGCCGACGAAGTTTGTAGCGGCCGTCCTTGACGGTCGGCTCTTCAGGTTCGACCTTGTCGATAGCCAGCAGACGGATGGCTACTCCCGAGTGCACCGCGGCCAGCGCCTGTTCCAGGGAGACATAGGAGACGGCCGAGTTCGGCGGGAGAGTGCCGACCACCTTCTTGATCACCTTGTCGTCGCGGCTGATGGTCGTGGCCGAGCTGGGAATCTTGCCCACGATGCCCAATTGCTCCTCGAACGCATCGCGCACGTTCTCGTATTTCGGCCGGTCGATCAGGAGAATTTTGGTGTCCGGCCCGCCCAATTCAGACCAGAACGAGTACTTTCCGCTGAAGAGTT
The DNA window shown above is from Nitrospira tepida and carries:
- the sthA gene encoding Si-specific NAD(P)(+) transhydrogenase, with amino-acid sequence MAHYDMLVIGSGPAGQKAAIQAAKLGKKVGLIDRREVVGGVCLNTGTIPSKSLREAVLFLSGFHQRGLYGQSYRVKHDITMEDLTFRANYVIKREVEVIQNQMERNRVDMIFGTARFFDDHCLHIHQAGGPPGSPGPGDPLEHTADFIVIAVGTKPARPSHIPFDDQTVIDTDGLLTLKRLPKSLTIIGGGVIGTEYASILAAMGIHVVLIERRPRLLEFVDAEIIEALQYHMRSIGVWPRLNEEVVAIDKQDDEQVIVRLRSGKEIPASTVIYSVGRMGATDGLNLQSVGITPDDRGRIKVNKYFQTEVPHIYAVGDIIGFPALASTSMQQGRLASCHAFGLPSQVETTLLPYGIYSIPEISMVGRNEDELTQAGIPYAVGIARYREIARGQLIGDETGMLKLLFHPKTRDLLGVHAIGEGATELIHIGQAVMALKGTIEYFVDTVFNYPTLAECYRVAALDGMNRLPRPWAPRV
- the oadA gene encoding sodium-extruding oxaloacetate decarboxylase subunit alpha, yielding MRTEDMLSIAQKLDAVGYWSLEVWGGATFDTCLRFLKEDPWERLRALREAMPNTRLQMLLRGQNIVGYRHYADDVLEKFIERSAANGIDVFRIFDALNDVRNVDRAVREVKANGKHAEAAICYTVSPVHSLDRFVDLAKRFEDMGTDTLCIKDMAGLLAPLEAYRLVKRLKSSVSVPIHLHTHYTSGMASMASFMAILAGLDMLDTAISPLAGGTSHPPTETLVAALRGTPYDTGLDLRRLEPIADHFRTVRRKYQQFESDFTGVDAEILTSQIPGGMLSNLAAQLTEQNALDRMKEVLDEVPRVRKEMGYPPLVTPTSQIVGTQATLNVLTGERYQVITNETKNYFLGLYGKAPGPVDREIQAKAIGDEEPIRGRPADRLEPELEKLAEEMPETAATLEDQLSFALFPAIAREFFEERARGELKPEELTPRSEKGPSAAAELHLAPAEFLVTVHGETYHIHVSGSGRKVDGKRPYYIRVNEKLEEVTLEPLQEVLAGVPEAADSQPSKTPKRPKPLKPGDVAPPMPGRVVKVLVSVGDVVKAGDPLLIIEAMKMESRVPAPIDGRVTAVHAAEGDNVKTDETLVQLE
- a CDS encoding alpha/beta fold hydrolase — translated: MNQPTLILTLCPFLALCLLASCSSPQIPQWFEAFSRIPVQTVEVDGYRLAYLDQGTGPVLILIHGFGGSLWQWEYQQVLSHHGYRVITVDLLGSGFSDKPALEYRPEEVLRFFLGFMDQLNIPQATLIGNSMGAGVALAVALTAPERVERLVLIGGLPADIKGQLASPLVRKGLDSSVPTWFAELGAKLFGSSVGERVLREIIYDQSMITPAVLDRSGRNRRQPGIIGPILAIGKTLPEWESQYAPRLSEIRQPTLIIWGHEDRIFPPAVGRTLSETITGSRLVLVPRAGHIPQWEQPETVNHAIRAFLKS
- a CDS encoding SGNH/GDSL hydrolase family protein, which encodes MRRLITTSLLTCLLLFASLEGMSYLALYVLSTFGISYAPLSASLSDEQRTRLRLRLDEYRTAGTFGSHHPTLGWTVPKANTTQDFTSNSQGIRGKREYTLEPAPDILRISAFGDSFTFGSEVLDRDTWEEQLGRSDPRLEVLNFAVPAYGLDQAYLRYHTEGARFGSDIVVIGFMSENIRRNVNVFRPFYHRLYWSHLFTKPRFVVREAELVLLPNPLSTVSSYERLLTHDREVLAEIGHDDYFYRTHYHPSPFDWLRSVRLARMAWHAASTRWDGIFRADGMYNVHSEAFALTVKIFDAFYREALTHQSLPVILIYPDLGDLDRYHRQAPRRYEPLLDVFKAKGYRHIDVLDAFIQYDRRVKTEDLTVGTWGHLSPLGNKIVADALLKSLQEERRFTRPQIREQARRELTRIQQVMQARS
- the tenA gene encoding thiaminase II, whose protein sequence is MSFSAHLRKLAEPIWKAQLRHPFVVALGNGTLPERKFRYYILQDARFLSDLARVFAAGAQRAPDSESALRFTKLSEETIVVERSLHESYGKQWKMTATQMTSVPMAPTNYAYTRHMLAVAAAGSACEIAVVALPCAWIYCVVGQHLLKQGPPKKSHPYRNWLMLYASPEFAEVQRWMRAKVDQWAKTAGREERRRMEEAFVISSRYEWMFWEMAWTEEEWPV
- the tpx gene encoding thiol peroxidase, translated to MRRIMIVPAYLRPVSLIAAGFLMAGTGCAGMGKSADSGFMYKNLPVSQASAMAGDGHSVTLFGKAMPLSGPEIKAGDKLRDALVTKPDLSLVHIAGTDGKGKVRIISVVPSLDTKVCEQQTHYLSEKNNGLDRMIELITISVDTPFAQKRFAEEAKINNVTFLSDYREAAFGKAHGLFLKDPHILTRAIMVVDKDNTVRHLQLTPDLGQLPDMDEAFRYARSLINAS